Proteins encoded together in one Aminiphilus circumscriptus DSM 16581 window:
- a CDS encoding 30S ribosomal protein S20: MLEWPLLMTKGGDSIAEQEIRRKASAYRRAKPALQPLLDKSFKTAGKRVSRAVQSGNDELAQSRLNEAQSILDKAVVKGVLTRIPLPPQGEPHQARQIPRHGQVNVCCTACGNTNRGRPPRDVLF, from the coding sequence ATGTTAGAATGGCCTCTGCTCATGACGAAAGGAGGTGACAGCATTGCCGAACAAGAAATCCGCCGAAAAGCGAGTGCGTATCGCCGAGCGAAACCGGCTTTACAACCGCTACTGGACAAGTCGTTCAAGACTGCGGGAAAGCGCGTTTCTCGAGCCGTTCAGAGCGGGAACGACGAACTTGCCCAGAGCAGGCTCAATGAAGCCCAGTCCATTCTGGACAAAGCGGTGGTCAAGGGTGTTCTCACAAGAATACCGCTCCCGCCGCAAGGCGAACCTCACCAAGCTCGTCAAATCCCTCGCCACGGGCAAGTAAACGTTTGTTGCACCGCTTGCGGAAACACAAACAGAGGACGCCCTCCGAGGGACGTCCTTTTTTGA